A region of Curvibacter sp. AEP1-3 DNA encodes the following proteins:
- the cyoB gene encoding cytochrome o ubiquinol oxidase subunit I: protein MSSQTLTDTHWALGRLSWDAVPMTHDPIILGTFLMVCLGGMATLGLMTKFRLWGPFWRDWVCSIDHKKIGIMYMVLGIVMLLRGFADAVMMRLQQAMAFGDNMGYLPPHHYDQVFTAHGVIMIFFVAMPLVTGLMNYLIPLQIGARDVSFPFLNNFSFWMTTAGAVLVMFSLFLGEFSTSGWLALSNLGAQSPSTGLDYYIWALQIAGVGTTLSGINLIVTIIKMRAPGMSLMKMPVFVWTALCTNALIVASFPVLTAALVLMSLDRYVGTNFFTNELGGNPMLYVNLIWIWGHPEVYILILPAFGVFSEIVATFSKKRLFGYTSMVYATVCITILSYLVWLHHFFTMGSGASVNTFFGITTMIISIPTGAKIFNWLFTMYKGRIRFELPMMWTVAFMITFAIGGMTGVLLAVPPADFVLHNSLFLIAHFHNVIIGGVVFGMFAGINYWFPKAFGYKLDRTWGVRSFWLWVVGFWVAFTPLYILGLMGVTRRANHFEDQSLQIWFVIAAFGAALIAAGIGCFLIQLVVSYLRRDELRDWTGDPWGGRTLEWATSSPPPDYNFAFTPVVHEIDAWWDMKKHSYQRPLTGFEPIHMPANTAAGVVISGLSLVFGFALIWHMWLLAGVSFAALLIAAIVHTFNYHRDFYIPAAQVTATEEARTLQLARHV, encoded by the coding sequence ATGTCCTCCCAAACTCTGACTGACACCCACTGGGCCTTAGGCCGGCTTAGCTGGGACGCTGTGCCCATGACCCATGACCCCATCATTCTGGGGACGTTTCTCATGGTGTGCCTGGGTGGTATGGCCACCCTGGGCCTGATGACCAAGTTCCGCCTCTGGGGCCCGTTCTGGCGCGACTGGGTGTGCAGCATCGACCACAAGAAGATCGGCATCATGTACATGGTGCTCGGTATCGTGATGCTGCTGCGCGGCTTTGCCGACGCGGTGATGATGCGGCTGCAGCAGGCCATGGCCTTTGGCGACAACATGGGATACCTGCCGCCGCACCACTACGACCAGGTGTTCACCGCTCACGGCGTGATCATGATTTTCTTCGTGGCCATGCCTTTGGTCACCGGACTGATGAATTACCTGATTCCCCTGCAAATCGGTGCACGCGATGTGTCCTTCCCGTTTCTGAACAACTTCAGCTTCTGGATGACCACCGCAGGTGCCGTACTGGTGATGTTCTCCTTGTTCCTGGGTGAGTTCTCTACCTCCGGTTGGTTGGCATTGTCTAACCTCGGAGCGCAGAGCCCCAGCACCGGGCTGGATTACTACATCTGGGCCCTGCAGATTGCCGGGGTCGGTACCACGCTCTCAGGCATCAACCTGATCGTGACCATTATCAAAATGCGTGCGCCCGGCATGAGCCTGATGAAGATGCCCGTGTTCGTGTGGACTGCCTTGTGCACCAACGCATTGATCGTGGCCTCTTTCCCTGTGCTCACAGCTGCTTTGGTTTTGATGTCTCTGGACCGCTACGTCGGCACCAATTTCTTCACCAACGAGCTGGGCGGTAACCCCATGCTGTATGTGAACCTGATCTGGATTTGGGGCCACCCTGAGGTCTATATCCTGATCCTGCCGGCTTTCGGTGTGTTCTCGGAAATCGTGGCTACTTTTAGCAAAAAGCGCCTGTTCGGCTACACCTCCATGGTGTATGCCACGGTGTGTATCACCATCTTGTCGTACCTGGTGTGGTTGCACCACTTCTTCACCATGGGTTCCGGTGCGAGTGTGAACACGTTCTTCGGTATCACCACCATGATCATCTCCATCCCCACCGGGGCGAAGATTTTCAACTGGCTATTCACCATGTACAAGGGCCGCATCCGCTTTGAGCTGCCCATGATGTGGACCGTAGCCTTCATGATCACCTTTGCCATCGGCGGCATGACCGGTGTGTTGCTAGCGGTGCCACCCGCTGACTTTGTCCTGCACAACAGCCTGTTCCTGATTGCGCACTTCCACAACGTGATCATTGGCGGCGTGGTGTTCGGGATGTTTGCCGGCATCAACTACTGGTTCCCCAAGGCCTTTGGCTACAAGCTGGACCGCACCTGGGGCGTGCGCTCCTTCTGGCTGTGGGTGGTCGGTTTCTGGGTCGCGTTCACACCGCTTTACATCCTAGGCCTGATGGGTGTCACCCGCCGCGCCAATCACTTTGAAGATCAATCCCTGCAAATATGGTTTGTGATTGCCGCCTTCGGCGCCGCCCTGATTGCGGCCGGCATTGGCTGCTTCCTGATCCAGTTGGTGGTGAGCTACCTCAGGCGCGATGAGCTGCGTGACTGGACGGGCGACCCCTGGGGTGGCCGTACGCTGGAGTGGGCAACTTCCTCTCCTCCACCGGACTACAACTTCGCCTTCACTCCAGTGGTGCACGAAATCGACGCCTGGTGGGACATGAAAAAGCACTCTTACCAGCGCCCTTTGACTGGCTTTGAGCCCATCCACATGCCCGCCAACACTGCGGCCGGCGTGGTGATCTCGGGCTTGTCTCTGGTATTCGGTTTTGCGCTGATCTGGCACATGTGGCTGCTGGCCGGCGTGTCGTTTGCCGCTTTGCTGATTGCAGCCATCGTTCACACCTTCAATTACCACCGTGACTTCTACATTCCCGCAGCCCAAGTGACTGCCACCGAAGAAGCCCGCACACTTCAATTGGCCCGCCATGTCTGA
- the cyoA gene encoding ubiquinol oxidase subunit II yields the protein MFKLKAFRKLSWLAAMAMAAGLTGCSKAVVLNPAGDIAAQQGQMVITATLLMLIIIVPVIALTLFFAWKYRQSNTEAEYDPEWHHSTSLELVIWTVPLLIIIALGALTWIGTHKLDPYRPLDRIDAQRPLPADVKPMEVQVVAMDWKWLFFYPEQGIATVNELAAPVDRPILFKLTATSTMNAFYVPDLAGMIYAMPGMQTELNAVINRPGVFKGMSSHYSGAGFSGMTFKFHGLSNEDFAAWVNKAKTEGKTLDKATYTNLVKPSERDPVQRFSSVEPGLYDKVLNRCVEDGKMCMHHMMAIDARGGNAYVKAMGLSMPQDVCTVQNADQVIAALETRNANRAVVQQ from the coding sequence ATGTTCAAACTCAAGGCTTTCCGCAAGCTCAGCTGGCTCGCCGCCATGGCCATGGCGGCCGGACTTACCGGCTGCAGCAAGGCTGTTGTACTCAATCCTGCAGGCGATATCGCTGCGCAGCAAGGTCAAATGGTGATCACCGCGACCTTGTTGATGCTGATCATCATCGTCCCCGTGATTGCATTGACACTGTTTTTTGCCTGGAAATACCGCCAGAGCAATACGGAAGCCGAATACGACCCTGAATGGCACCACTCGACCTCCCTGGAGCTGGTGATCTGGACAGTCCCGCTCCTCATCATCATTGCCCTGGGCGCCCTGACCTGGATCGGCACCCACAAACTCGACCCTTACCGCCCCCTGGACCGCATTGATGCCCAGCGCCCACTGCCCGCTGATGTCAAGCCCATGGAAGTGCAAGTGGTGGCCATGGACTGGAAATGGCTGTTCTTCTACCCCGAACAAGGCATCGCCACGGTGAATGAACTGGCAGCACCGGTGGACCGCCCCATTTTGTTCAAGCTGACCGCAACCTCGACCATGAACGCGTTTTATGTGCCTGACCTTGCCGGCATGATTTACGCGATGCCCGGTATGCAGACCGAGCTAAACGCCGTGATCAACCGGCCTGGCGTGTTCAAGGGCATGTCCTCTCATTACAGCGGTGCAGGCTTCTCCGGCATGACCTTCAAGTTCCACGGCCTGAGCAACGAAGACTTCGCCGCATGGGTCAACAAGGCCAAGACCGAAGGAAAGACGCTGGATAAAGCCACCTATACAAACCTGGTGAAGCCCAGTGAGCGTGATCCGGTACAGCGCTTTAGCAGCGTGGAGCCAGGTCTCTACGATAAGGTGCTCAACCGCTGTGTGGAAGACGGAAAGATGTGTATGCACCACATGATGGCCATCGATGCCCGTGGCGGTAACGCTTACGTGAAAGCCATGGGCCTGAGCATGCCGCAAGACGTGTGCACCGTGCAAAACGCCGACCAGGTCATCGCTGCCCTGGAAACCCGCAACGCTAACCGCGCCGTCGTCCAACAATGA
- a CDS encoding MFS transporter → MYQPASAALAGSGYESSVSLAGAHTDEDVTPGEIAVGVIIGRSSEYFDFFVFGIACVLVFPGLLFPFLSRLDGTLMAFAIFSLAFVARPVGTAISMAVQRRWGRGTKLTLALFMLGASTAGMAFLPSYATAGTTAIVAMIILRIGQGLGLGGSWDGLPSLLAMSAPKDRRGWFSMVGQLGAPIGFVLAAGLFAYLHSNLTSAEFLSFGWRYPFFVAFAINVVALFARLRLVVGQSYAERLQELELQPVSVTKVMREEGGNVLLGAFAALASFALFHLATVFPLSWIAMYSEQSIGDVLEVQIIGAMLAAIAIMFSGWLADRVGRRILLGTMAVLIGLFSFATPWLLGAGTVGNNIFLLTSFILLGLSYGQASGTVTSNFSPRFRYTGAALSADLAWLMGAGFAPLVALGLSARFGLGAVSLYLLSGAICTLAALRINRLIERKE, encoded by the coding sequence ATGTACCAACCAGCTTCTGCGGCCCTTGCCGGGTCAGGTTACGAGAGTTCTGTGTCCCTGGCTGGTGCCCACACCGATGAAGATGTGACGCCCGGCGAAATCGCCGTCGGGGTCATCATTGGTCGCTCGTCGGAATATTTCGACTTTTTCGTGTTCGGAATCGCGTGTGTTCTGGTGTTTCCGGGCCTGCTTTTTCCCTTTTTGTCGCGTTTGGACGGTACGTTGATGGCTTTTGCCATCTTTTCGCTGGCGTTTGTAGCCCGCCCAGTCGGAACCGCCATTTCCATGGCCGTCCAAAGGCGCTGGGGTCGTGGCACCAAACTTACCTTGGCGCTTTTCATGTTGGGAGCCAGTACTGCCGGCATGGCCTTCCTGCCCAGCTATGCGACGGCGGGAACGACCGCCATCGTGGCGATGATCATTCTGCGCATCGGCCAGGGCTTGGGCCTGGGCGGTTCCTGGGATGGATTGCCATCTCTGCTCGCCATGAGTGCCCCCAAGGACCGCCGCGGTTGGTTTTCCATGGTCGGCCAATTGGGCGCACCCATCGGTTTTGTGTTGGCGGCGGGCCTGTTTGCCTATCTGCACAGCAATCTGACTTCTGCTGAATTTCTGAGTTTCGGCTGGCGTTACCCCTTCTTCGTTGCGTTTGCCATCAATGTGGTGGCCCTGTTTGCCCGGCTGCGTTTGGTGGTCGGCCAGTCCTACGCTGAGCGTTTGCAGGAGTTGGAGCTCCAGCCCGTGAGCGTGACGAAAGTCATGCGGGAAGAGGGCGGCAACGTGCTGTTGGGTGCCTTTGCAGCTTTGGCGAGCTTTGCACTTTTCCACCTGGCCACCGTGTTCCCGCTTTCGTGGATTGCCATGTACTCAGAGCAATCTATCGGGGATGTGCTGGAGGTGCAGATCATTGGTGCCATGCTGGCGGCCATCGCCATCATGTTTTCCGGCTGGTTGGCTGATCGCGTGGGGCGCCGCATTCTGCTTGGCACCATGGCTGTGTTAATCGGTTTGTTCAGCTTCGCGACTCCCTGGTTGCTGGGCGCGGGTACGGTGGGAAACAACATCTTTTTGTTGACCAGCTTTATCCTCCTCGGCCTCTCCTACGGACAGGCATCGGGAACCGTGACCTCCAATTTTTCACCCCGTTTCCGCTACACGGGCGCGGCCTTGTCCGCTGATCTGGCATGGCTGATGGGTGCGGGCTTTGCCCCTCTGGTTGCGCTTGGCTTGTCGGCGCGTTTCGGTCTAGGTGCCGTTTCGCTCTATTTGTTGTCAGGTGCCATTTGCACTTTGGCCGCATTGCGCATCAACCGCTTGATTGAACGCAAAGAGTAA